From one Rhodovulum sp. ES.010 genomic stretch:
- a CDS encoding ABC transporter permease, which translates to MSGRARLIAGGALSAVFLLAAAVSLVWVPHDVAVLNIADRLSPPGGPYALGTDQFGRDLLSMLMVGARSSIAVALVAVGIGMGAGVPLGLLAAANRGGVLDELVMRMNDLIFAFPALVIAILITAVLGPSAVNAIIAIGIFNIPVFARVTRGAALSLWSLDYILAARVAGKGGARISVEHILPNIANLLIVQGSIQFSLGILAEAGLSYVGLGAQPPGTSWGRMLAEAQTMIYTAPALAILPGLCIVLMVLGLNLMGDGLRDALDPRLRRAAR; encoded by the coding sequence ATGAGCGGGCGGGCGCGGCTGATCGCGGGGGGCGCGCTGTCGGCGGTGTTCCTGCTGGCCGCGGCTGTGTCGCTGGTCTGGGTGCCCCATGACGTGGCCGTGCTGAACATCGCCGACCGGCTAAGCCCCCCGGGCGGCCCCTACGCCCTGGGCACCGATCAGTTCGGGCGCGACCTGTTGTCGATGCTGATGGTGGGCGCGCGGTCCTCGATCGCCGTGGCGCTGGTGGCGGTGGGCATCGGGATGGGCGCGGGCGTGCCACTGGGGCTATTGGCGGCGGCCAACCGGGGCGGCGTGCTGGACGAGCTGGTGATGCGGATGAACGACCTGATCTTCGCCTTTCCGGCGCTGGTCATCGCGATCCTGATCACGGCCGTTCTCGGCCCCTCGGCGGTGAACGCGATCATCGCCATCGGCATCTTCAACATCCCCGTCTTCGCCCGCGTCACCCGCGGCGCGGCGCTCAGCCTGTGGAGCTTGGATTACATCCTCGCGGCCCGCGTGGCAGGCAAGGGCGGGGCGCGGATCAGCGTGGAGCACATCCTGCCCAACATCGCGAACCTCTTGATCGTGCAGGGCTCGATCCAGTTCTCGCTGGGCATCCTGGCCGAGGCGGGGCTCTCCTATGTGGGCCTCGGCGCGCAGCCTCCGGGCACGAGCTGGGGCCGGATGCTGGCCGAGGCGCAGACCATGATCTACACCGCGCCCGCCCTCGCCATCCTGCCGGGGCTGTGCATCGTGCTGATGGTGCTGGGTCTGAACCTGATGGGCGACGGCTTGCGCGACGCGCTGGACCCGCGGCTTCGGAGGGCGGCACGGTGA
- a CDS encoding alpha/beta hydrolase: MSSHDNLADPDNAYANAAHIPGAADYPPRWAAAAAAFRATACGETDLPYGDHPRQRFDLFLPDGRPRGLAVFVHGGYWLRFDKSFWSHLAAGPLARGWAVALPSYRLAPEVRIAEITADIAAALPVMARLVPGPIALAGHSAGGHLVARMLCADAGLPDAVAARLARVVPISPVADLRPLIRTQMNDSFRLDGAGARAESPVAHAPRASVPVTVWVGAEERPVFLDQARWLAEAWPGAALHIHEGRHHFDVIEGLTRPDSLLTAAVLGPGAEG, encoded by the coding sequence ATGTCCAGTCACGACAACTTGGCCGATCCGGACAACGCCTATGCCAACGCGGCGCATATCCCGGGCGCCGCCGACTACCCGCCGCGCTGGGCCGCGGCGGCGGCCGCGTTCCGCGCCACCGCCTGCGGCGAGACCGACCTGCCCTATGGCGACCACCCGCGCCAGCGCTTTGACCTGTTCCTGCCCGACGGCCGCCCGCGCGGCCTCGCGGTCTTCGTCCATGGCGGCTACTGGCTGCGCTTCGACAAGTCTTTCTGGTCGCATCTCGCCGCGGGGCCCTTGGCGCGCGGCTGGGCCGTGGCGCTGCCCTCCTACCGGCTGGCGCCCGAGGTGCGGATCGCCGAGATCACCGCCGACATCGCCGCGGCGCTGCCGGTGATGGCGCGGCTGGTTCCGGGGCCCATCGCGCTGGCCGGGCACTCGGCGGGCGGGCACCTGGTGGCGCGGATGCTCTGCGCCGATGCCGGCCTGCCCGACGCCGTCGCCGCGCGCCTCGCCCGTGTCGTGCCGATCTCGCCGGTCGCCGACCTGCGCCCGCTCATCCGCACGCAGATGAACGACAGCTTCCGCCTGGATGGGGCCGGGGCGCGGGCCGAAAGCCCGGTCGCCCATGCGCCGCGCGCCAGCGTCCCGGTCACCGTCTGGGTCGGCGCAGAGGAACGCCCGGTCTTTCTCGACCAGGCGCGCTGGCTGGCCGAGGCCTGGCCCGGCGCCGCGTTGCACATCCACGAGGGCCGGCACCATTTCGACGTGATCGAGGGCCTGACCCGGCCCGACAGCCTTCTGACCGCTGCGGTCCTCGGCCCGGGCGCGGAGGGCTGA
- a CDS encoding P1 family peptidase, whose protein sequence is MRPGARNLITDVAGLRVGQARDTRAKTGVSVLVGEAPFVAGVHVMGGAPGTRETELLAPDRLVQEVDALVLSGGSAFGLDAASGVADGLRAMGRGFEVGSLRVPIVPGAILFDLLNGGDKDWDDNPYKRLGNSALIAAAEAFDLGSAGAGFGATTADLKGGLGSASVVLESAITVGALVAVNAVGSAVMGGGPEFWAAPFEIYNEFGGLGGGQQEPAAVPRTKLTGQATTIAIVATDAALTQAQATRLAVAAHDGIARALVPSHTPFDGDLVFAAATGARALGDAELDPLLLGHAASCCLARAIARGVYHATAADNDPLPSWQARFGGV, encoded by the coding sequence ATGCGACCGGGAGCGAGGAACCTGATCACCGATGTCGCGGGATTGAGGGTCGGGCAGGCCCGTGACACGCGGGCGAAAACCGGCGTGAGCGTGCTGGTGGGCGAGGCGCCCTTCGTGGCGGGTGTGCATGTGATGGGCGGCGCGCCGGGCACGCGCGAAACGGAGCTGTTGGCACCAGACCGGCTGGTGCAGGAGGTGGACGCGCTGGTGCTTTCGGGGGGCTCGGCCTTCGGGTTGGATGCGGCCTCGGGCGTGGCGGACGGGCTGCGCGCGATGGGCCGGGGCTTTGAGGTAGGGAGCTTACGGGTGCCCATCGTGCCGGGGGCGATTCTGTTCGATCTGTTGAACGGGGGCGACAAGGATTGGGACGACAACCCCTATAAAAGGCTGGGAAATTCCGCGCTCATTGCGGCTGCGGAGGCGTTCGACCTGGGCAGCGCGGGGGCGGGGTTCGGGGCGACGACGGCGGACCTGAAGGGGGGGCTCGGCTCGGCCTCGGTAGTGCTGGAGAGCGCGATCACGGTCGGCGCGCTGGTGGCGGTGAACGCGGTGGGCTCGGCGGTGATGGGGGGCGGCCCGGAGTTCTGGGCGGCGCCCTTCGAAATCTACAACGAATTCGGGGGCTTGGGCGGCGGCCAGCAGGAGCCGGCGGCGGTTCCGCGGACCAAGCTGACGGGGCAGGCCACGACCATCGCGATCGTGGCGACCGATGCCGCCCTGACCCAGGCGCAGGCGACGCGACTGGCTGTCGCCGCGCATGACGGGATCGCGCGGGCGCTGGTGCCGAGCCACACGCCGTTCGACGGCGACCTTGTCTTTGCCGCGGCGACCGGGGCGCGCGCCCTGGGCGATGCGGAGCTGGACCCGCTGCTGCTGGGGCATGCCGCAAGCTGTTGTTTGGCAAGGGCGATTGCACGGGGAGTATATCACGCAACCGCCGCCGACAACGACCCCCTACCGTCTTGGCAGGCGCGGTTTGGCGGCGTGTGA
- a CDS encoding ABC transporter ATP-binding protein translates to MIALDDLSVTIHGAPILQGVSLGIARGQIVGLVGESGSGKSMTALALMGLLPQGAGATGRVRLDGTDLLMLPEAEMCDIRGRQLGMIFQEPMTALNPVQTIGDQVAETLVIHGAASRGEALRAARTRLDRVGLPAARFALRRYPHELSGGQRQRVCIAMAIALRPQLLIADEPTTALDVTTQAQILDLLKGLVAEEGMGLMLITHDLAVVSGMADHLAVMRDGEIVEQGPTAELLRDRRHPYTRALFEASSHHPEARSAPTDGALLQVRAAIRDYPLPRSGLFQRPPPFRAVNGVSFDIARGESVGLVGESGCGKSTLTRAILGLDPLQGGEIRLDGHAVKAGEHTPATLRRKMNVVFQDPYGSFNPRHRVGRLIAEPFHLTGRPADADARIAEALNSVGLSPDDRHKFIHEFSGGQRQRIAIARALITRPELIVLDEAVSALDVRVRAQILDLLADLRARFALSYLFISHDLHVVRAITDRVLVMRAGRIVEEGPTEKVLCAPDHPYTKELMAAAPELEVPA, encoded by the coding sequence GTGATCGCGCTGGACGATCTCTCGGTGACGATCCACGGCGCGCCGATCCTGCAGGGCGTCTCGCTCGGAATCGCGCGCGGGCAGATCGTCGGGCTGGTGGGCGAGAGCGGGTCGGGCAAGTCGATGACGGCGCTGGCGCTGATGGGGCTCTTGCCGCAAGGGGCGGGGGCGACGGGCCGGGTGCGGCTCGACGGGACCGACCTGCTGATGCTCCCCGAGGCAGAGATGTGCGACATCCGTGGCCGGCAGCTCGGCATGATCTTCCAGGAGCCGATGACCGCGCTGAACCCGGTGCAGACCATCGGCGACCAGGTGGCGGAAACGCTGGTGATCCACGGCGCGGCCTCGCGCGGCGAGGCCCTGCGCGCGGCGCGCACGCGGCTCGACCGCGTGGGCCTGCCCGCCGCCCGCTTTGCGCTGCGCCGCTACCCGCATGAACTCTCGGGCGGCCAGCGCCAGCGCGTCTGCATCGCCATGGCCATCGCGCTGCGCCCGCAACTGCTGATCGCGGACGAGCCCACCACCGCACTCGACGTCACCACGCAGGCGCAGATTCTCGACTTGCTGAAGGGACTGGTCGCCGAAGAGGGCATGGGACTGATGCTGATCACCCATGATCTAGCCGTGGTTTCGGGGATGGCCGACCATCTGGCGGTGATGCGCGACGGTGAAATCGTCGAACAGGGGCCGACCGCCGAGCTGCTCCGCGACCGCCGCCACCCCTATACGCGCGCGCTATTCGAGGCCTCGTCGCACCACCCCGAGGCGCGGTCCGCGCCGACGGACGGCGCGCTCTTGCAGGTTCGCGCCGCAATCCGCGACTATCCCTTGCCGCGCAGCGGGTTGTTCCAGCGTCCGCCGCCCTTCCGCGCAGTCAATGGCGTCAGCTTCGACATCGCGCGGGGCGAAAGCGTCGGGCTGGTGGGGGAATCGGGCTGCGGCAAGTCCACGCTGACCCGCGCGATCCTGGGGCTCGACCCGCTTCAGGGGGGTGAAATCCGGCTGGACGGGCACGCGGTCAAGGCCGGCGAACATACGCCCGCAACCCTGCGCCGCAAGATGAACGTCGTGTTCCAGGACCCTTACGGCAGCTTCAATCCCCGCCACCGGGTCGGCCGCCTGATCGCCGAACCTTTCCACCTGACCGGGCGCCCGGCCGATGCCGACGCCCGTATCGCCGAGGCGCTCAACTCGGTCGGCCTGTCCCCTGACGACCGGCACAAGTTCATCCACGAGTTCTCTGGCGGCCAGCGCCAGCGCATCGCCATCGCGCGCGCCCTGATCACCCGGCCCGAGCTGATCGTGCTGGACGAGGCGGTGTCGGCGCTGGATGTCCGCGTTCGCGCGCAGATCCTCGATCTGCTGGCCGACCTGCGCGCGCGCTTCGCCCTCTCCTACCTGTTCATCAGCCACGATCTGCACGTGGTGCGCGCGATCACCGACCGGGTGCTGGTGATGCGCGCTGGGCGGATCGTCGAGGAAGGCCCGACCGAAAAGGTGCTGTGCGCGCCCGACCATCCCTATACCAAGGAATTGATGGCCGCAGCGCCCGAACTGGAGGTGCCCGCATGA
- a CDS encoding glucose 1-dehydrogenase, with product MRLEGKTAIVTGGGSGFGAGIARKFAAEGARVMVADIDADAAAAVADEVSGIARAVDVADDASVGGMARAALAEFSRLDILVNNAGITHLPKPMEEVPEAEFDRVLAVNAKSVFLTARHLVPHMKATGAGAILNVASTAGLSPRPRLNWYNASKGWMITATKTMAVELAPSGVRVNALCPVAGETPLLKSFLGEDTPEMRTKFLATIPLGRLSTPEDLGNAACFLCSDDAAMITGVAMEVDGGRCI from the coding sequence ATGCGACTTGAGGGCAAGACGGCGATCGTGACGGGCGGCGGCTCGGGCTTCGGCGCGGGGATCGCGCGGAAATTCGCGGCCGAAGGCGCGCGGGTGATGGTGGCCGATATCGACGCGGATGCCGCGGCTGCCGTCGCGGACGAGGTCAGCGGGATAGCCCGGGCGGTGGATGTGGCCGATGACGCATCGGTGGGCGGCATGGCGCGCGCGGCGCTGGCAGAGTTCAGTCGGCTCGACATCCTGGTCAATAATGCCGGGATCACCCACTTGCCCAAGCCGATGGAGGAGGTTCCCGAGGCGGAGTTCGACCGGGTGCTGGCGGTCAACGCCAAGTCGGTCTTCCTGACCGCGCGCCACCTTGTGCCGCACATGAAGGCGACCGGCGCGGGGGCGATCCTGAACGTGGCCTCGACGGCCGGCCTGTCGCCGCGGCCCCGGCTGAACTGGTACAATGCCTCCAAGGGCTGGATGATCACTGCGACCAAGACGATGGCGGTGGAGTTGGCGCCTTCGGGGGTACGGGTCAACGCCCTGTGTCCCGTGGCGGGCGAGACGCCACTGCTGAAGAGCTTTCTCGGCGAGGACACGCCCGAGATGCGGACGAAATTTCTGGCGACGATCCCGCTGGGCCGGCTCTCGACGCCCGAGGACCTGGGCAATGCGGCCTGTTTCCTGTGTTCGGACGACGCGGCGATGATCACCGGGGTGGCGATGGAAGTCGATGGCGGGCGCTGCATCTGA
- a CDS encoding aldehyde dehydrogenase family protein, with amino-acid sequence MTAELIRDLWFPTDRCFIAGHWTPPVGDESLPVENPSTGAEIGRIAKGRAADIDAAVAAAENARRGAWGRATAAERGRVLARIGQFVRGRADELAGLEATDVGKPRTQARADAMALARYMEFYGGAADKVMGETIPYLEGYTVYTLREPHGVTGHIIPWNYPMQIIGRSVGAALAMGNACVLKPAEEACLTALAFAKLAEEAGLPPGALNVVPGLGEEAGAALTAHPGVNHISFTGSLEVGRLVQAAAAQNVVPVTLELGGKSPQVVFADADLDAALPFLVNAGIQNAGQTCSASSRILVERPVYNAVLARMAERYRALKVGQALDDLDVGPLISARQKEVVEGFLAKGADLETAAEGTVLGDVPAGGHYVAPRLMAQVPPDHGLAQDEIFGPVQVVIPFADEDEAVEIANGTGYGLVASVWSRDGGRQMRLARALRAGQVFINNYGAGGGVELPFGGTGLSGHGREKGFEALYGFSTVKTVAARHG; translated from the coding sequence ATGACCGCCGAGTTGATCCGCGACCTGTGGTTTCCCACCGACCGCTGTTTCATCGCCGGGCACTGGACCCCGCCCGTGGGCGACGAGAGCCTGCCCGTCGAGAACCCCTCGACCGGCGCGGAAATCGGCCGGATCGCCAAGGGCCGGGCCGCCGATATCGACGCCGCCGTCGCAGCCGCCGAAAACGCCCGCCGTGGCGCCTGGGGCCGGGCGACGGCGGCCGAGCGGGGCCGGGTGCTGGCCCGAATCGGGCAGTTCGTGCGCGGCCGGGCCGATGAGCTGGCGGGACTCGAGGCCACCGACGTGGGCAAGCCGCGGACCCAGGCGCGGGCCGATGCGATGGCGCTGGCCCGTTACATGGAATTCTACGGCGGCGCCGCCGACAAGGTGATGGGCGAGACCATCCCCTATCTCGAAGGCTACACCGTCTATACCTTGCGCGAACCCCATGGCGTGACCGGCCACATCATACCGTGGAACTACCCGATGCAAATCATCGGCCGGTCGGTCGGGGCGGCGCTGGCCATGGGAAATGCCTGCGTGCTGAAACCCGCCGAAGAGGCCTGCCTTACAGCACTCGCCTTTGCCAAGCTGGCCGAAGAGGCGGGGCTGCCGCCCGGCGCGCTGAACGTGGTGCCGGGCCTCGGCGAAGAGGCGGGGGCGGCGCTGACCGCCCATCCGGGCGTCAACCATATCAGCTTTACCGGTTCGCTGGAGGTCGGCCGGCTGGTGCAGGCGGCGGCCGCGCAGAACGTGGTGCCGGTCACGCTGGAACTCGGCGGGAAATCCCCGCAGGTGGTGTTTGCCGATGCCGACCTCGACGCCGCCCTGCCTTTCCTTGTCAACGCGGGCATCCAGAACGCGGGCCAGACCTGCTCGGCCTCGTCGCGCATCCTGGTGGAGCGGCCCGTCTACAACGCGGTGCTGGCCCGCATGGCCGAGCGTTATCGCGCGCTGAAGGTCGGCCAGGCGCTCGACGATCTAGATGTCGGCCCGCTGATCTCGGCCCGCCAGAAGGAGGTCGTCGAGGGATTTCTGGCCAAGGGTGCCGACCTGGAGACGGCGGCCGAGGGCACCGTCCTCGGCGACGTGCCCGCCGGCGGGCACTACGTGGCACCGCGGCTGATGGCGCAGGTGCCGCCGGACCACGGGCTCGCGCAGGACGAGATCTTCGGCCCGGTGCAGGTGGTGATCCCCTTCGCGGACGAAGACGAGGCCGTCGAGATCGCCAACGGCACCGGCTACGGCCTCGTCGCCTCGGTCTGGTCGCGGGATGGCGGGCGGCAGATGCGGCTGGCGCGCGCCCTGCGGGCCGGGCAGGTGTTCATCAATAATTACGGCGCGGGGGGCGGGGTGGAACTGCCCTTCGGCGGCACCGGGCTGTCCGGGCATGGCCGCGAGAAGGGCTTCGAGGCGCTTTACGGGTTCTCGACGGTCAAGACGGTGGCCGCGCGGCATGGCTGA
- a CDS encoding NAD-dependent succinate-semialdehyde dehydrogenase → MPVTDLKSLLRDPGLLETRAFVGGDWVAADDGATFEVTNPADGSAICTVPDLTRAETARAIAAAAEAQTGWAAKTAKERANILRKWFDLMMAAQEDLAVILTAEMGKPLSESRGEIAYGASFIEWFAEEAKRVYGDTIPGHQADKRLTVIRQPVGVAAAITPWNFPNAMIARKVGPALAAGCSMVIKPAGETPLSALAMAVLAERAGVPKGVLSVVTSSKSSDIGKEFCENPAVRKLTFTGSTEVGRILLEQAAGQVMKCSMELGGNAPFIVFDDADLEAAVEGAIACKFRNNGQTCVCANRIYVQDGIYDAFAGKLAESVAKLRVGDGLDDSTDLGPLISDDALAKVEEHLSDATAKGARIVSGGERHARGGTFFQPTVVAGATQEMQFACEETFGPVAPLFRFETEDDVIAMANDTIFGLASYFYARDLSRVYKVAEALEYGIVGVNTGIISTEVAPFGGVKQSGLGREGSRHGIEDFLEMKYICMSV, encoded by the coding sequence ATGCCTGTGACCGACCTCAAGAGCCTTCTCCGCGATCCCGGCCTGCTGGAGACCCGCGCCTTCGTCGGCGGCGACTGGGTCGCGGCCGATGACGGGGCCACGTTCGAGGTCACCAACCCCGCCGATGGCAGCGCGATCTGCACGGTTCCCGACCTCACCCGCGCCGAGACCGCCCGCGCCATCGCGGCGGCGGCCGAGGCGCAGACGGGCTGGGCGGCGAAGACCGCCAAGGAACGCGCCAACATCCTGCGCAAGTGGTTCGACCTGATGATGGCCGCGCAGGAAGACCTCGCGGTGATCCTGACCGCCGAGATGGGCAAGCCGCTGTCGGAATCCCGCGGCGAGATCGCCTATGGCGCCTCGTTCATCGAGTGGTTCGCGGAAGAGGCCAAGCGCGTCTACGGCGACACGATCCCGGGCCACCAGGCGGACAAGCGGCTGACGGTGATCCGCCAGCCGGTGGGCGTGGCCGCCGCGATCACGCCCTGGAACTTTCCCAACGCGATGATCGCCCGCAAGGTCGGCCCGGCGCTGGCGGCGGGCTGTTCGATGGTGATCAAGCCCGCGGGCGAGACGCCGCTTTCCGCGCTGGCGATGGCGGTGCTGGCCGAGCGCGCGGGCGTGCCCAAGGGCGTGCTGTCGGTGGTGACCTCCAGCAAGTCGTCGGATATCGGCAAGGAATTCTGCGAGAACCCGGCGGTGCGCAAGCTGACCTTCACCGGCTCGACCGAGGTGGGGCGGATCCTGCTGGAACAGGCCGCGGGGCAGGTGATGAAATGCTCGATGGAACTCGGCGGCAACGCGCCCTTCATCGTGTTCGACGATGCCGACCTCGAGGCGGCGGTAGAGGGCGCGATCGCGTGCAAGTTCCGCAACAACGGCCAGACCTGCGTCTGCGCCAACCGGATCTACGTGCAGGACGGCATCTACGACGCCTTCGCCGGAAAGCTGGCCGAGTCGGTGGCCAAGCTGCGGGTGGGCGACGGGCTGGACGACAGCACCGACCTGGGGCCGCTCATTTCCGACGATGCGCTGGCCAAGGTCGAAGAGCACCTGTCCGACGCCACGGCCAAGGGCGCGCGGATCGTCAGCGGTGGTGAACGCCACGCCCGCGGCGGCACGTTCTTTCAGCCGACAGTGGTGGCCGGCGCCACGCAAGAGATGCAGTTCGCCTGCGAGGAGACCTTCGGCCCGGTCGCGCCGCTGTTCCGGTTCGAGACCGAGGACGACGTGATCGCGATGGCCAATGACACGATCTTCGGCCTCGCCTCCTATTTCTACGCGCGCGACCTTTCCCGCGTCTACAAGGTGGCCGAGGCGCTGGAATACGGGATCGTTGGGGTCAACACCGGCATCATCTCGACCGAGGTCGCGCCCTTCGGCGGCGTCAAGCAGTCCGGTCTCGGCCGCGAGGGCAGCCGCCACGGGATCGAGGACTTCCTCGAAATGAAATATATCTGCATGTCGGTCTGA
- a CDS encoding globin domain-containing protein, with translation MDTHNRKLVLASSGALFSAKGRFAEAFYDRLFDLAPEVRALFRVDMTHQKRMLMAALAMVVGVLGDRERLAKTAADLGRVHAQRQVTAAHLDIGQQAFDLALQDFFGTDYTPELRAAWGEAFAELVTLMRLDEAAA, from the coding sequence ATGGACACCCACAACCGCAAGCTCGTCCTAGCAAGCTCCGGCGCGCTGTTTTCGGCCAAGGGGCGCTTTGCCGAAGCGTTCTATGACCGGTTGTTCGACCTTGCCCCAGAGGTGCGCGCCCTGTTCCGGGTCGACATGACCCACCAGAAGCGGATGCTGATGGCCGCCCTCGCGATGGTCGTGGGCGTGCTCGGCGACCGTGAGCGACTGGCGAAAACCGCCGCGGACCTGGGCCGTGTCCACGCGCAGCGCCAGGTGACGGCGGCGCATCTGGACATCGGCCAACAGGCGTTCGACCTGGCATTGCAGGATTTTTTCGGAACGGATTACACCCCCGAACTGCGCGCGGCCTGGGGGGAGGCGTTCGCCGAACTTGTCACGCTGATGCGGCTGGACGAGGCGGCGGCCTAG